TTAACCGGGGTTACCGGCTGATTATGGTGGTACCGACAAAATTCTCGGAGGAAAAACAGGTTTTGCTTCGCGCTCTTGGCGCAGAAGTTATAAACACGCCCCGGGAGGAAGGCATGCAGGGGGCAGAACGAAAAGCAGAGGAATTGCGTAAGTCGATACCCAATGCAATTTCGCTTGAGCAATTTCGCAATCCTGCAAATCCATTGGCGCATTATGAAACAACTGGTCCGGAAATATGGTCTGATTTAGGCGTAAGTATAGATTATTTTGTCGCAGGCGCAGGCAGCGGCGGTACATACACTGGAATCGTCCGTTACTTGAAAGAGGGAAAGCCGAATATCAAAGGTATTCTCGCCGACCCGATTGGTTCGACGATTGGGGGTGGGGAACATGGCGACTACGATATTGAGGGCATTGGAAACGATTTTATAGCGGATACGATGGATATGTCACTTGTAGATGAGGTCATAAAAGTCAGCGATGATGAGGCTTTTGAAGAAACCAGACTGCTTGCAAGAAATGAAGGTATTATAGCAGGCTCATCTTCCGGTGCGAATCTTGCAGCGATACGCAAGATTGCTGCTCGAATTAAATATGGAACTATCGTCACAGTTTTGCCAGACAGGGGAGAGCGATATATTTCAAAAAATCTATTTTAAGGGACACAGCAGAATGGTGTAGGTCAATATTAGAACCATTAATCATATTAATCATATATGAAATATTGGTGTATTAATGGCGTTGAAGCGGCTTAGGTTTTATTCGCTGCTATTTGTAATCGTCGAACGGCGCAGCAGATATGGAATCTTTAACGAATGGAGTGATAACAAGTGCCGAATATTAATTTGTCCCTTCCGGAAGTACAGATAAGGGAAATCAGGATTAATTCAATAACAGGTTATCAAGGTGATGCTAAAGAACTTGCAGAGATGAGCTATTGCGGCTTGAAGGATAAAGGGCGGTCATTCAGCCAATGCCTCGGCTGCGCAACTTCAAAAGCGGCTTGTATGACTATCTTAATTCAAGATGGCGCGGTCATCAGCCACGGACCGGTGGGCTGTGCTTCCTGCCTGCATGATTTTGCTTTTACCTACCGCGTGAATTCTCCCCTGCGCGGCGTTGAACACCCCACGCCACGCCATATCTTTTCCACAAATCTAAAGGAAAAGGACACGGTTTACGGGGGAAATATTAAGCTTGCAAATACCATTCGCGAAGTATATGACCGCACAAGGGCGAACGCTATTTTTGTATTGACCACTTGTGCCGCCGGAATCATTGGCGATGATGTGGAGAGTATTTGCAACGAAGCCGAGGAGGAGTTGGGGATTCCGGTTGTAGCCATCTTCTGTGAAGGCTTCCGTTCCAAGGTTTGGACAACAGGTTTTGACGCGGCTTATCACGGCATTGCGCGCAAACTAATCCAGAAACCCCGTGAGCGGCGGCATGATATGGTTAATGTAATTAACTTCTGGGGCAGTGATGTGTTTACCGAGTGGTTTGCCCCGTTTGGCGTAAAACCGAATTACATTACGCCTTATTCAACGGTAAACAGATTAAGATACGCCAGTGAGGCGGCTGCGACTGTCCAAGTTTGCTCCACGTTGGGCAGCTATCTGGGCGCGGTGCTGGAACAGGACTTTGGCGTTCCAGAAATCCCTGCTGCGCCGCCTTATGGCATTGCACAAACGGACAGATGGTTCCGAGCATTAGGAAAGGTTCTTGGAAAAGAGGAAGTCGCCGAAAAAATCATTGCGGAAAAGAAGAAAAAGTACCTGCCCAAAATCGAAGCCCTGCGTGAAAAACTGTCAGGCAAAACCGCTTATGTAACTGCCGGCGCGGCACATGGCCACGCATTGCTGAATGTGCTGGAAGAGCTTGGCCTGAAAGCTGTCGGCGCGGCGATTTTCCACCATGACCCCGTCTATGACAGCGGACGCCGGGAAAACGACCAGTTGTCACAGCATGTAACCGATTATGGCAATGTGCCGAACTTCAATGTCTGTAGTAAACAGGAGTTCGAGCTGGTCAATGCCTTGAACCGTATCCGCCCGGACGTGCTGCTGGCCCGGCATGGCGGAATGACGCTTTGGGGCGCCAAACTGGGTATTCCTTCGCTGCTGATTGGCGACGAGCATTACTCCATGGGTTATGAAGGGCTGGTTAACTATGGCGAGCGCCTGTTGGAGACTATTGAAAACGATGAGTTTGTAAAAAACCTCGAAAAGCATGCGGTTAACCCTTACACCGAATGGTGGCTTGAGCAGCCGCCGTACTATTTCTTGAAAGGAGGTGCTGGCAAATGAGCAGATCAGGCATGATTGAACAAGAACGCTTTACCTGTGCAATTGGCGCTATGCAAAGTGTTGTGGCAATTCCGAGGGCTGTGCCGATTCTTCATTCCGGACCCGGCTGCGGAGAGATGGTTGCCGGCTTTTTTGAACGCTCGAAGGGATATACCGGCGGCCCTACAGCCCCTTGCACGAACTTTTCCGAAAAAGAAGTTGTGTTCGGTGGCATAAACCGGCTGCGCGACATTATAAAAAACACCTACAAAGTATTGGATACAGATTTGCAGGTAGTTATGACTGGCTGTACTGCGGGCATTGTCGGAGACGACGTGGATAGCTTGGTGGCGGAATTCGCCGAAGAGGGAAAACCGATTGTATCGGTTGAAACCGCTGGCTTTAAGGCCACCAATTTTGAAGCTCACAGCCTTGTGGTAAATGCCATAATCGACCAATATGTGAGCCGGTTCGAATCGGAGAATAAACCTAAGTCGCAAAAGAATACAGTGAACCTGATTGCCTCTATTCCATATCAGGACCCATTTTGGAAAGGCAATCTGGCTGAATATAAGCGCCTGCTTGCGGGCATCGGGCTAAAAGCCAATGTTTTGTTTGGACCGGAGTCAGGTGGAGTAAAAGAGTGGCAGACCATACCGACAGCGGGCTTCAACATATTAGTTTCACCGTGGTACGGCAAGCCAATTGCGGATCATCTCAAATCCAAGTATGGGCAGGAATATACATGGTTCCATCATATTCCCATTGGAGCAAATGAAACAGAAGCGTTTCTCAATCAGGTTGTAGAATTTGCAGTTGCCCAGGGAGCCGAAATTGACGAGAAAAAAGCGCGGGCGTTTATCAAACACGAGTCAGACGCTTACTATGAGGAAATCGAAAACCTTGCGGCTTTCCTTTTGGAGTTCCGTTACGGCCTTCCCAACCATGCCCATATTCTGCATGACGCGGGATACGTCGTTGCCTTATCTAAATTCTTGCTGCACGAGGTTGGAATCGTGCCAAAGGAACAGTTCGTAACGGACGGCACGCCAGAGAAATTTCAAGAAACCATTCGGGCCGATTTGAAAAGCACCAGCAATAAGCGGGAAATTCCGCTTTATTTTGAACCAGATGCAGGAAAGGCGCAGGAAATTCTCCGCGGGATACGTCATAACGGCCGTGGCATTATCATCGGTTCAGGATGGGATAAGGAACTTGCGAAAGAAAAGGGATATGATTTTCTCCCGGCTGCTGTACCTTCTCAATACCGCTTGGTTTTGACGACTAACTACGCAGGCTTTACGGGAGGACTTCGTGTTATAGAGGACATCTACCAGACGGTTCTTTCGACCTATGCGTAAGGAGGATGCCCTATGAGTTACCGCATTGGATTTGCCAGCATTGATGGCACAATTATTGACCAACATTTCGGTTCGGCCAGATACTGGCAGATCTACGACGTGGATACAGAAGCGCATTTTGTAGAGACCCGCAAAACGGCTGCCAAATGTCAAGGCCATTGTGAAGGCGGATTTGAACATCTGATTTCTGTGTTGAACGATTGCGACGCAATATTTGTTTTAAAAATAGGCGAACCCGCGGCAGCCTTTATGCTGAGCAAGGGCAAAAGGGTGTTTGAAGCAGCCGGAGAAGTGGATAAAATCCTCGCCAAACTGATTGGTGACCGCTTGCTTGAAGACAATGGCTGAAAGGGGTGAGTTTTATGGCATTTACATACGACGATTTGAAGAAGCGACATCCCTGCTTTGCAGTGGGCGCAAAGAACTATAAGGGACGGGTTCATCTGCCGGTATCCCCTGGATGTAATATTTATTGCAACTTCTGCAAGCGCGACATAAACGATACGGATATTCGCCCCGGTGTTGCGAGCAAGATCATTACGCCTAAAGAAGCTGTTGAGGTAGTGAGGGAGGCTGTAGCCCTTTGCCCGGACATTACCGTAGTGGGTGTGGCTGGGCCGGGCGATACACTGGCAACACCTTATGCGCTGGAGACATTTCGCCTTATCAAAAAGGAGTTCCCTCAAATTATTAAGTGCATGAGCACAAACGGGCTTTTGCTTCCGGAATATGCAGATGAGATTATTGAAGTGGGCATTGATAGCCTGACAGTTACCGTCAATGCAGTTGACCCGGCAATAGAGGCTCAGATATGCGCGGGGATTTTCTATCACGGCAAACGCTATGTGGGGACTGAAGCCGCGGAGATTCTCATTCGAAATCAACTTGCCGGTATTGAAAAGGTCTCACAGTCAGGAATAACAGTAAAAGTAAACACCGTGCTGATTCCTGAAATCAATGCGGAGCATGTGCCGGAGGTGGCAAAGACTGTAGCGTCGCGCGGGGCTAAAATCTACAACATCATCCCGCTGATTCCCCAGCATAAACTAAGCTGGTGCAGCGAGCCCGGTTGCGAATTGCTCAGCAAGGCGCGGGCAGAGGCGGAGAAGTATATTGACGTATTCCGGCATTGTCAGCGATGCCGGGCAGATGCCGCCGGAATTCCCGGCGGGCGGGATGTATCTGACCAAGTGTATATCCGTCCTATAAAAGCGGAAAATACCTTTTCTCACGGTTAAAAAGCGATATGAAAAGGAAACCAAAGTGGAGCAGTATCGAGTATTACTCGATTGAAATAAAGCTGCTTATTTTGCGAATCAATTAGGAGGTGGTTTGATATGTGCGGCGATTGTGAAATGCCGGGAATGCATCGATATCAACATTTTAATTTAGGAGGAAAACTTATATGGCAAATGTTTTGGAGAAAACTGCATATCGGTTTGATACGCAAAGATTGCGGGCTGGCTATGAGCCAAAAGAGCATAACTATGCTGTATCGCCGCCGATTTATCAGACCACAGCCTATGATTTTCGCGATGTGGAGCATGCCAAAGCGTTATTTGGAATACGAGAGGCAGGCAATCTGTATACTCGCATTGGGAACCCCACTGTCAGTGTGTTAGAACAGCGCGTCGCGGCGCTTGATGGGGCCAGCGGTGCGATTGCGCTCGCTTCCGGCATGGCGGCTATCAGTTATACGCTGCTCAATATTGCAGAAGGCGGAGGGCGTATTCTTACATCCCCTTATCTCTATGGCGGCAGCGCTGATAGCTTTAAAAAGATCTATCCCAAATTCGGTATCACGATTGATTATGCGAAAAATATTGAAAACCCGGAAAAGCTGTCGGACGAAATTACGCCCGATACCAAAGCAATCTATGTCGAGAGTATCAGCAACCCAAGCGCCGTACTCTTAGACATTGATGCGATTGCGCGCGTCGCCCATGAACATGGCATACCGCTTATCGTAGACAACACAATCGCGACCCCGTATTTGTATAACCCTATTGCGCATGGGGCCGACATTGTGATTTACTCTGCCACCAAGGGCCTGGCGGGGCACGGAAATGTAATTGCCGGGCTGATATTGGAAAGCGGAAAATTCAACTGGCAGACCGATAAATTTCCGCAGTTTTCTGAAAAGTATTATACCTTGCGGGATATTAACGATAATAACCGCAGTTTTCTCGAGGTATTCCCTGAGGCTCCGTTTACAAGCAGAGTCCGCTTTAACTACCTCAACTACTTTGGGGCAGCGCTATCGCCATTTGACGCTTATCTTGTCCTGCTCGGATTGGAAACCCTGTCCGAGCGCATAGCTAAACAAGTGCAAAACGCCAAAGCCTTGGCGGAATACTTAAATACTCACGAGTCCGTGGAATGGGTTCGGTATCCCGGGTTAAAGGGAAGTCCCTATTATGATCTTGCTGAACGTGATTTTCCAAGAGGGGTAGGAGGAGTCCTGGCATTCGGCTTCAAAGGGACGACTGCCCAAAGAGAGACTTTCTTAAATTCAGTGAAACTTTTTCATTACCATGTAAATATCGGAGATGTCCGCAGCCTGATTGTAAATTCCCCTCAGACCACCCATGGAGAATTGGAATCATATGAGAAGAAAATTGCCGATATCCCAGAGAACCTGATTCGCATATCCGCGGGGCTTGAAGATGTGTCCGATTTAATAGCGGATTTGGAACAGGCGTTTAAAAAGGCCCGTACCTGATTTTTGCAAGAGCCTATTTCAAACAGAGTCGGCATAGCGGTTATGCTTTTAAAATTTCTATTAGCACGCTTGTTAGCTGCGGTTAAGACGACACACGCCGCAGTGTATATACTTTTTGACTTTGGAGGAAAAGCATATGAGTAAGGAAATAAGACAAATTGCTATCTATGGGAAGGGTGGTATAGGAAAGTCTACCACCACGCAAAACCTTACCGCAGCACTTGCGGAAAGCGGAAAAAAGATTATGGTAGTAGGGTGTGACCCTAAGGCTGACTCAACAAGACTTCTCTTGGGAACACTTGCCCAGCGCACTGTTCTCGATACGCTGCGCGAGACTGGAGAAGATGTGGAACTTAGCAGTATCATGCGCACCGGATTCGGCGGAATTAAGTGTGTAGAGTCTGGAGGGCCGGAACCCGGCGTTGGATGTGCCGGACGTGGGATAATTACTTCCATAGGATTGTTAGAGCAGCTTGGAGCCTATACAGAGGATCTCGATTATGTATTTTACGATGTCCTCGGAGACGTTGTTTGCGGCGGCTTTGCAATGCCGATTCGTGAAGGGAAGGCAAAGGAAATTTATATTGTGGCGAGCGGAGAAATGATGGCATTGTATGCTGCGAACAATATTGCAAAAGGGATTGCAAGGTTCGCGAAAAAGGGCGGCGTACGGCTCGGGGGCATTATCTGCAATAGCCGTAATGTCGACCGAGAGATTGACCTTCTCCGGGCTTTTTCTGCAGAATTAGGAACGCAGCTAATCTACTTTATTCCTCGTGACAATGTGGTTCAGCGCGCTGAAATCAATCGGAAAACCGTCATTGAGTATGAGCCAAATTCAAAGCAGGCCGACGAATATCGCAATTTGGCGAAGGCAATTGACCAGAACACTAATTTTTCAATCCCCAAACCAATGTCGCAGGAGCGTCTTGAGGAAATCTTGCTGGAATATGGGCTGATGGATAACCTGAGAGACGATTATCGTATTTAAAAAATCGGTCGACAGTTTCTGCCGACCGATTTTTTTGCATTAATGGAAACTATCCCGCAAAAGTATACAAAATTTGCTCTGGAGTGTCGAATATGAAATGATATTGAAATGATATTATATATATAAATAAAGATTTTTAGTAAAAAATTACATAACAATGTTTATTCGCTAAGTAGCTGCTTATTGAGTATTTATAATAAATTGTACCTTTGAAAACCAATTATAACATGGTATAGTATATTATACCATATTATAGGAGGATTATTATGGAGAATGCCGGAGATAAATCCAAATTAGGTAAAGAATCTGTCGAATCCAATATTAATGGTGAAAATGTAGAAGAAAAACATGTTAGCGGTGACGACAATGCCGCATCTACAGCCCATCAAGATAAAAAGAAGGTAAATCCCAAAAAACCAATTCGTACTTTTCCTCAGTTTTCAATCAAGGAAGCTATGAAGATTGCCAAAACTATTGGTGAGTACAATGCAGGAAATCCATGGACACCGGAGCACATTGCAAGTGTACTGGGTTTCTCAAAGAATACCAATTCGTTTTTCTACTTAACCTCGGCCTCACGTGATTATGGATTTACCATTGGGACAAGCAGAGCCAAAACTATTGAATTAACTGCTCTGGGACGTAAATTGGTTTTTCCTGAATCACCTGTAGATGAAGCATCAAGTATAAAAGAAGCTTTTAATAATATCGAAGTCTTCAAAAAAGTAATTGAATATTATCATGGTACAAATTTTCCAGAAGATCAATATTTATGCAACACATTAAAGGAAAATTTTGACGTTGACCCCTCTTATCATGCTGATTTCTTGAGAATTTTCAAAGAAAATATTAACCTAATTAACCAATATGGTTATGTAAAATCAGATACCACGGCAATGAGTGTTTTGTCGCCGGATACAAAACTTGTGCGCGTAGAACAGGCTGGAAACTCAAAAGAGTTGTTTGTGATTATACCTTTTAAAGAAAAAACACAGGAATATCCAAAAGGATATTTCGATGAGGTTTATAATAGTTTAATTGTTCCTGCGGCTGAAAAAGCAGGTTATACGGCAAAAACAGCCAAGCGGTCTGGAAGCGACGTAATTCAAAGTACTATCGTTAGTGATATTTATAAAGCGGATATTATATTAGCCGACCTCACCGAGCATAACCCAAACGTCTTATTTGAGTTGGGATTAGCCATTGCTTTTAAGAAAAAGGTTGCCCTAATTAAAGCAGATGATACCCTGCCCATTTTCGATATTGATAATTTGATGCGTGTATATAGCTATGATAAAAAGCTGTGGAAATCAACCCTTGAAAAAGATATAACAAGTCTAGGTAAACATATTGAAGCGACTGCACAAACGTCTGAAACTACATATCTAGAACTGCTTTTAAAAAGATCTTAAAAAAGGTAACAGAACAGATTGAACCGATTCAAGTCCCGTAACCCCTTATAGCAAAAAAGAGACGTTCCTCTTTTCATTCGGAACGTCTCTTTTTTGGTGCGGGTAACAGGATTTGAACCTGCACAGCCTTGCGACCATAAGATCCTGAATCTTACGCGTCTGCCAATTCCGCCATACCCGCATATAAAGAATAGCCTTGTTCATATCCACAAGGCTATTCTAATTGGTGCGACTGATGGGACTTGAACCCATACGCCGAAGCACACGCCCCTCAAACGTGCCTGTCTGCCAATTCCAGCACAGTCGCATTTTTAATAGCAACACTGAAGGTTTGCAATCACAAAATGAAGTGGAGAATTTTCTAACCACTCGCTATATTTTGTTGTTTTGAGGTTTTTTGTTCTGTCCCTCAGCGCTTGTTTATTATAACATTAAGGTCATGCTATGTCAATAAGAAATTTAAAAATTTATTAAAAAAAGTTTTGTTTCAATAAAAGAAACAAAATAATAATACAGAATATCTTTTGACGAACATACTATCTTTATGTGTACCGCCGAATACATTTCACATAGTTTTCGGTTTTGAATTACATCCGATAAAAAGGTCAAGAATTAGCATGTATAAGCCCATGTCCTAAACTAAGAGTGTGACAGTCAGACATCAATGAAAGCTTAAGGCTACATAAAAATTTATTTGGTGGTTGAAGAGTGAATCTAAAAAATAGGGCATATAGTTCTAATAAAAAATCATTCTTAATGTTTTATGCGGCATATACTTTTCTTTTTGCCGTTATATTCTTGTTTGGTTACTGCTCATTTTGGATACATGGAAAATCCTTTATCTGGAACTGTGATGGGTATAACCAACATTTTCCCGCCCTTATATATATCGGCAGATACTACAGGCGTATCCTGTTGAGTATATTAAGCGGTGATTTTAATATCCCGTTGTTCGATTTCAACATCGGCATGGGCGAAAATATTATAGCAACGCTGAATTATTACGGGCTGGGCGACCCGTTTGTATTGCTGTCCGCTTTTGTTCCGGCGGCCGGAACGGAAACACTGTATGAAGTGCTTATAGTCCTTCGCATGTATCTTTCCGGCATAGCGTTCTCAGCCTTTTGCTTTTACTTTAAAAAACAGCCGTTCAGCGTCCTTATTGGGTCGATTACTTATGTATTCTGCGGGTATGCTCTTGTTGCTGGTGTCAGACACCCCTTTTTTATAAATCCGATGATTTTTCTTCCACTGATGCTGATAGGCCTTGACTTGGTACTAAGAAAAAAGAGTCCTATAATTTTTATTTTAACCGTCTTTATTTCGGCAATCACGGGCTTTTACTTCTTATACATGATGTCGCTGTTCATATTTGTATATGCTCTTATTCGTTTTAAGGCACTTTATAAAAGCAGCACATTCAAGGAATTAATAAAAGCGTTTGTAAAGTCCGTTTCGTTTTATCTTGTCGGCATAATGATGGCGTCCATATTATTTTTGCCTGTGATTTACGGCTTTTTCAGCAGTTCACGGATAAGCGGCCATATTACCGCAAAAAGCCTTTTATTGCCGCGGCAATGCTTGACATTCCTGCTCGGCTTTATCGCCGGCCCCGCAAGCTGGGATTATTTGAACATTGCGGCAATAGCGGTTCCGGCTGTCGTCGTGTTGTTTCTAAAGCGTGACGAAAAGCTAAAGCCCCTTAAAATAGGTTTTATTATCGCCTTCATTGCTGCTTTGGTACCCCTCGGGGGCTATATTATGAACGGTTTCGGCTATGTTTCCAACCGTTGGACGTTTGCTTTCAGCTTTCTCGTCGCTTTTATCGTCGTCTGCATGCTGCCGTCACTCTTTAGAATAAGTTTCCGTGAGCAGTTTTCATGCCTGGCCGCCGTTATTATATACGGCATATTGTGTTTTGTGAAAGGCAGTTCGCGCAATGCCTACACAATGCTTGCTTTCGGCATGCTTGCACTGACGACGGCAATGTTATTTTTCATTCAAATTCATAACATGGAATCAAATCAACGGCAGTTGACGCCTATACAGGATTCGCTGCCGCAAAAATTGCCGTTGAAGGGATTAGCAGCTTTAATCGTTTCTAAAAGCAATTCGTTCAGACGCTTGCCGGCGTTTCTGCTGTGTATAATCATTGTTCTGAATCTTATATCAAACGCCGTATTTTTATTTGCGCCGGATAAGAAAAACTATGTTTCAGAGTTTACTAACAAAAATACAGCCTTGTCAAAATTTCAGAATTACTCTGCTGAAGGTATTGAAAAGCTCAAGCAGAATGATAGGAGCTTTTACCGGCTCGACTCAAAAAGCAACGGCATGCCGAACGCTTCAATGCTGCGCTCATACCCGGGCGTTTCGGTATACTATAGCATAATTAATTCCAACATGACTGATTTTAGACGCAAGTTTAGCGTTTCACCCTCAATGTCTACAGCTTTCAATCTGGGCAATCTCGACAGCAGGGCGGCGCTTGAGACGTTGTCCTCGGTCAAATACTTTGCATTAGGGCAGGGCAGCAGTCTCGATTATGTTCCCTACGGCTTTGAAAAGACCGATATTCCCGGTGTATATTACAACAAATATGCTCTGCCGCTCGGATACACCTATGACAGCTATATCACTGAATCCGAATTTAATAAGATGGGCGCTCTGGAAAGGCAGGAGGCGGCACTCCAGACGGCAATCATAGATGGCGAAGTGAGCGGCTGGCCAAAAGGCCGCATCAAAAACACTGTTAAAAAATTAAACTGCGCAGTAAAAACAGACGGCGCCGAATGGAGAAACGGGGAACTTATTGTCAAAAAGCCAAACGCCAAGATAAATGTAACTTTTAACGGGCTATCCGGCAGTGAAACATATATAAGGCTCGAGGACCTAATTTTGAGTGAGTCCGGAGTCGACTTTATGACGGTGGGAGTTTCGTCTGAAAACATAAACAAAACTCTGTATGTGAGGTCTGAATATGACAACTTTTATTACGGAGAGAACGATTACCTCATAAACCTCGGATACAGGCAGGACGGCATAACCTCCGCGTCGTTTGAATTTACGACACCGGGACGATATAAGCTGAAGGACATAGAGGTCTTTTGTATCCCGATGGAGGAATATGGAAAATATATTTCGCGCCTGTCAGAAAATTCGCTTAAAGATGTCACAGTAAGCCCAAACCGCGTTTTAGGGGAAATTACTCTTGAGAGAGACAAAATTCTGTGCCTGACTATACCTTATAGCAGCGGATGGACGGCGACTGTAGATTCAAAACCTGTGAAAATACTCAAGGCAAACACACTTTTCATGGCGATTCCGCTGAAAAAGGGCAGTCATACAATTGAACTTCATTATTTCACGCCGGGTTTGAAGCCCGGTGCGGTGTTGTCCGCTTTTGGATTTATTATATTTATAGTGCTTTCAGTGATTTACTTTAAGCGTTCTCGAAAAGCAAGAGGGTACAAGAAAGCAAAAACGCACTCACCGTAAATTTGCATACCCGCTTTTGCCGTTAAAACACAGGGGTCGCTTGCAGCATTTAACCTAATAGCCTCATTGTTTACTTTGTCGCGCGATCAACAAAGAACCAGGGTGTACGCAGCTTCGCACGCCCTGATTCTTATTATTTGCCGCAATACTTTCCAGAATGTTCTTTTGGATGAATTGATATAATTATAAAATCAAATTCCTCTTGAGCGTAAAAATTCTGTTATGCTGCCACCTGAAGCGATTGGCCGGATAAGTGTCCGCTCATAAAGACTGCCGTCATCGAGTTCTCCATGCAGGTTAAGCTCCACATTGTAGATCCCATTCTTAAGTTTGGGCGCGCGCGGCAACTCGTTTCCATTTTTAAAGCTGTATTCTGCGACAACATCATAACTGTCGGCACAGGTGCGCAGAATCCTCATTTCCGCATTGACTTTTCCCGGAGCCGGCGAACTCGGGCATGCACAGAACGTATTCTTGCCCATGAGACAGATTACCGCCGTATATGCACCCTTACACGGCGCTGCCAGAAGCCGCCACTTGCCCGGCTGGGGGTCAAGTATTTCAGTTTTGTAAATAATAACGCCGCTGCTTTCTTTTTTCGCAGCGAGTATTTTCCTAAGGCCAGATGGGGAAGCAAGGCTGAAAAGCCGGTGATTAAATTCGCCTGAAAATGTAACGGTAATAATAATCCTTTCTGCGGTGCTGTCTATATAAAAGCTTTCATCAATGCCCTTTTCGAGGCTCCCACCTCTGAGGATATGGGCTGGGCGGGAAATTTTGCGCGGCGCAAAAACTGGGACTGCAGGTTCAGCTTTTTTGCCTTTGAGCACAGGTTCGAGGTGTTTCCACATGAATTTGCCTTTGCCCATTTGAGCGTGGTTATAGGGATAAGTACCCATATGCTCGCCCTTTGGATTGTGAGCGCTTTCAACGGTGACAACGCCGTCAT
This DNA window, taken from [Clostridium] cellulosi, encodes the following:
- the nifH4 gene encoding Nitrogenase iron protein 4 (High confidence in function and specificity), whose product is MSKEIRQIAIYGKGGIGKSTTTQNLTAALAESGKKIMVVGCDPKADSTRLLLGTLAQRTVLDTLRETGEDVELSSIMRTGFGGIKCVESGGPEPGVGCAGRGIITSIGLLEQLGAYTEDLDYVFYDVLGDVVCGGFAMPIREGKAKEIYIVASGEMMALYAANNIAKGIARFAKKGGVRLGGIICNSRNVDREIDLLRAFSAELGTQLIYFIPRDNVVQRAEINRKTVIEYEPNSKQADEYRNLAKAIDQNTNFSIPKPMSQERLEEILLEYGLMDNLRDDYRI
- a CDS encoding hypothetical protein (Family membership), translating into MENAGDKSKLGKESVESNINGENVEEKHVSGDDNAASTAHQDKKKVNPKKPIRTFPQFSIKEAMKIAKTIGEYNAGNPWTPEHIASVLGFSKNTNSFFYLTSASRDYGFTIGTSRAKTIELTALGRKLVFPESPVDEASSIKEAFNNIEVFKKVIEYYHGTNFPEDQYLCNTLKENFDVDPSYHADFLRIFKENINLINQYGYVKSDTTAMSVLSPDTKLVRVEQAGNSKELFVIIPFKEKTQEYPKGYFDEVYNSLIVPAAEKAGYTAKTAKRSGSDVIQSTIVSDIYKADIILADLTEHNPNVLFELGLAIAFKKKVALIKADDTLPIFDIDNLMRVYSYDKKLWKSTLEKDITSLGKHIEATAQTSETTYLELLLKRS
- a CDS encoding putative membrane protein (Hypothetical protein), which gives rise to MNLKNRAYSSNKKSFLMFYAAYTFLFAVIFLFGYCSFWIHGKSFIWNCDGYNQHFPALIYIGRYYRRILLSILSGDFNIPLFDFNIGMGENIIATLNYYGLGDPFVLLSAFVPAAGTETLYEVLIVLRMYLSGIAFSAFCFYFKKQPFSVLIGSITYVFCGYALVAGVRHPFFINPMIFLPLMLIGLDLVLRKKSPIIFILTVFISAITGFYFLYMMSLFIFVYALIRFKALYKSSTFKELIKAFVKSVSFYLVGIMMASILFLPVIYGFFSSSRISGHITAKSLLLPRQCLTFLLGFIAGPASWDYLNIAAIAVPAVVVLFLKRDEKLKPLKIGFIIAFIAALVPLGGYIMNGFGYVSNRWTFAFSFLVAFIVVCMLPSLFRISFREQFSCLAAVIIYGILCFVKGSSRNAYTMLAFGMLALTTAMLFFIQIHNMESNQRQLTPIQDSLPQKLPLKGLAALIVSKSNSFRRLPAFLLCIIIVLNLISNAVFLFAPDKKNYVSEFTNKNTALSKFQNYSAEGIEKLKQNDRSFYRLDSKSNGMPNASMLRSYPGVSVYYSIINSNMTDFRRKFSVSPSMSTAFNLGNLDSRAALETLSSVKYFALGQGSSLDYVPYGFEKTDIPGVYYNKYALPLGYTYDSYITESEFNKMGALERQEAALQTAIIDGEVSGWPKGRIKNTVKKLNCAVKTDGAEWRNGELIVKKPNAKINVTFNGLSGSETYIRLEDLILSESGVDFMTVGVSSENINKTLYVRSEYDNFYYGENDYLINLGYRQDGITSASFEFTTPGRYKLKDIEVFCIPMEEYGKYISRLSENSLKDVTVSPNRVLGEITLERDKILCLTIPYSSGWTATVDSKPVKILKANTLFMAIPLKKGSHTIELHYFTPGLKPGAVLSAFGFIIFIVLSVIYFKRSRKARGYKKAKTHSP
- a CDS encoding hypothetical protein (Family membership), with amino-acid sequence MDKPDVILTYGDKAAVYADKSLGGTGPVVVFVPGLGGVAQHFFENNSMYKNAVDAGFRAAVVGFKFPDGKALDMWSNGELLAKQISDICSYFHVPKVTIVAHSKGGVDSQAAAVHFGAYKNIDSIITLATPHWGSQLADIAYSSVGWAFAELIKAHSPGCFAMQTVCMREFRKITDNSPNNVAPIKTFAGNGGADELSRMYFGHLLLDKYGENDGVVTVESAHNPKGEHMGTYPYNHAQMGKGKFMWKHLEPVLKGKKAEPAVPVFAPRKISRPAHILRGGSLEKGIDESFYIDSTAERIIITVTFSGEFNHRLFSLASPSGLRKILAAKKESSGVIIYKTEILDPQPGKWRLLAAPCKGAYTAVICLMGKNTFCACPSSPAPGKVNAEMRILRTCADSYDVVAEYSFKNGNELPRAPKLKNGIYNVELNLHGELDDGSLYERTLIRPIASGGSITEFLRSRGI